The nucleotide sequence GTATTGCCCTCATTGCAATACACATACTATACACAAAGAGGTAAAATAGGCCAGTAGCTCCAATTGGTAGAGCGGCGGTCTCCAAAACCGCATGTTGGGGGTTCGAGTCCCTCCTGGCCTGCCAAATATTTTATGTTTGAAAAGGTAAAGATTTTTTTAGAGGAAGTTAAAGCTGAAATAAAAAAGGTTGTATGGCCAAAGAAAAGGGAGATTGTAACGGCTACTATTGCTGTTATAGTTTTCTCTTTTGTTGTGTCCGTATTACTTGGGTTATTAGATTTTATATTTTCATATGGCTTAGAAAAATTATTTAAATAGTTTGGTGGTAAATGCTCGAAGATCAAGATTTTAAATGGTACGCTATACATACGCAGGTAGGTCAAGAAGAGAAAGTAAAAAATATGATACTAAGCAAAGCAAAAGAAGCGGGCTTGGAAAATGACATAGCAGAAATTTTAGTTCCTCAAGAAGAAGTTATAGAAGTAAGAAAAGGTAAAAAGGAAGTTGTAAAAAAATGCATGTATCCTAGTTATGTTTTTATAAAATCTAAGATGAATGTTAGTCTTTACAATACATTAAAAAGGTTACCGCTTGTAACTGGTTTTGTTGGTTCTAAAAATGAACCAATACCAATAGATGAAAACGAAGTAAAAAAGGTTGTTGATAAAATTAATCAAGCAAAAGAAGCGCCACGTCTATCTATTTCATTTGAACATGGTGAAAAAGTTAGAGTTATAGAAGGACCATTTTCAAATTTTGTTGGCACAATTGAAGAAGTAGACATCACGAAAGGTAGGCTTAAGATATTAATTAGTATTTTTGGAAGACCTACACCTGTTGAATTAGATTACAATGAAGTTGAGAAAGCATAAAAGGAGATTAGTATGGCAAAAAAAGAGTTAGTTACTCAGGTAAAATTACAATTGCCAGCTGGCAAAGCAACACCTGCTCCACCTGTTGGTCCGGCACTTGGACAGCATGGGCTTAATATAATGGATTTTGTTAAAAAATTTAATGATGCGACAGCAGACAAAGGTGATACAATAATTCCTGTATTAATAAATGTTTATAAAGATAGAAGTTTTGATTTTATATTAAAAACACCTCCGGCAAGTGTTTTAATCAAAAAGGCTTTAGGTATACAAAAAGGTTCAAGTAGTTCATTAAAAGTAAAGGTAGGAAAGTTGAGCAAAGAAAAATTAGAAGAGATTGCAAAAATAAAAATGCCCGATTTAAACACAAAAGATTTACACAAAGCAATGAAAATAATTGCTGGAACTGCTGTAAATATGGGCGTTGAAGTGCAAGATTTTTAAATAGAAGAGAGGTTAAAAATGGCAAAGCATGGTAAAAAATACAGACAGGCACTAGAAAAATACGACTTAACTAAAGAATATGATTTAGAAAATGCTATAAGTATACTAAAAGATATAGCGTATGCAAATTATGATGAAACAGTTGAAGTGCATACAAATTTAGGAATAGATCCAAGACATGCAGAGCAACAATTAAGGGGTACTGTATTGTTACCAAAAGGAACAGGCAAAACAGTTAAAGTTTTAGTTTTTGCTAAAGGTGAAAAAATCAAAGAAGCTCAAGAGGCTGGTGCTGATTACGTTGGCTCAGATGATTTAATAGAAAAGATTCAATTAGGTTGGATGGATTTTGATAAAGCTATTGCAACACCTGACATGATGGGAGCAGTTGGTAAAATTGGGAAAATTTTAGGACCAAGGGGATTGATGCCAAATCCAAAAGTTGGCACAGTAACATTTGATGTAGCAGCTGCAGTTAAAAGATTTAAAGCTGGTGAAGTAGAATTTAGAAGCGATAAAACTGGCAATGTTCACTTAATAGCAGGGAAAAAGTCTTTTGACCAAACAGATTTACTTGAGAATATAAAAACAATCTATGATACAATTTTAAAAGCAAAACCATCAGCTGCTAAAGGCAAATATATAAAGTCATTTTATTTATCAACTACACATTCTCCAAGTGTTAAAGTCAAGCTACAAGCGATTTAAATAAATTAAGAGGTCAAAGATAGTGGGTAGCTTATGCTTTAAAATTGCCTACTTGAGACTTGGCCCGTCTTTAAAGGAGGGAAGTTTTGAAAAAAGAAAAGAAAATCGAGATTGTTGAAACTATTCGTAAAAATCTCGAAAATGCTCAAGCTGTGTTTTTGGTGGATTATTCAGGCGTTGACGTTAAAACACTCGAGTCAGTTAGAGAACAAGTAAAAGAATTGGGCGATTCTTTCAATGTTATTAAAAACACGCTTGTAGCAAAAGCAACTCAAGGTACAAAATGGTCCAATATATTGAGTTTGCTTGAAGGTCCCAATGCATTTGCTGTTAGTTACAAAGATCCTATAGCACTTTCAAAACTGCTTTTAAAAGCAGAAAAAAACATTGAAAAATTACAGCTAAAGTCTGCTGTGATGTATGGCAATGTATTTAATCATGATCAGATTGAAGCTATCTCAAAATTACCATCAAGGGAAGTATTGCTTGCTATGCTGCTTGGTGTATTAAATGCTCCAGCAAGAGGACTGGTAAGTGCGCTAGCAGGTATTTTAAGAAAACCTTTATACGCATTAAATGCTATAAAAGAACAAAAATCAAATTGATTAAATGGAGGAGTAATAATGGCTGATATTACAAGACAAGACGTTATAAAATTCATAGAAAACATGACTGTATTGGAACTTTCTGAATTTGTAAAAGAATTAGAGGAAAAATTTGGCGTAAGTGCAGCAGCTCCACAGGTTGCAGTTGCCAGTGCTCAGC is from Desulfurella sp. and encodes:
- the rplA gene encoding 50S ribosomal protein L1, which produces MAKHGKKYRQALEKYDLTKEYDLENAISILKDIAYANYDETVEVHTNLGIDPRHAEQQLRGTVLLPKGTGKTVKVLVFAKGEKIKEAQEAGADYVGSDDLIEKIQLGWMDFDKAIATPDMMGAVGKIGKILGPRGLMPNPKVGTVTFDVAAAVKRFKAGEVEFRSDKTGNVHLIAGKKSFDQTDLLENIKTIYDTILKAKPSAAKGKYIKSFYLSTTHSPSVKVKLQAI
- the rplJ gene encoding 50S ribosomal protein L10, producing MKKEKKIEIVETIRKNLENAQAVFLVDYSGVDVKTLESVREQVKELGDSFNVIKNTLVAKATQGTKWSNILSLLEGPNAFAVSYKDPIALSKLLLKAEKNIEKLQLKSAVMYGNVFNHDQIEAISKLPSREVLLAMLLGVLNAPARGLVSALAGILRKPLYALNAIKEQKSN
- the secE gene encoding preprotein translocase subunit SecE; this translates as MFEKVKIFLEEVKAEIKKVVWPKKREIVTATIAVIVFSFVVSVLLGLLDFIFSYGLEKLFK
- the nusG gene encoding transcription termination/antitermination protein NusG, whose product is MLEDQDFKWYAIHTQVGQEEKVKNMILSKAKEAGLENDIAEILVPQEEVIEVRKGKKEVVKKCMYPSYVFIKSKMNVSLYNTLKRLPLVTGFVGSKNEPIPIDENEVKKVVDKINQAKEAPRLSISFEHGEKVRVIEGPFSNFVGTIEEVDITKGRLKILISIFGRPTPVELDYNEVEKA
- the rplK gene encoding 50S ribosomal protein L11, whose amino-acid sequence is MAKKELVTQVKLQLPAGKATPAPPVGPALGQHGLNIMDFVKKFNDATADKGDTIIPVLINVYKDRSFDFILKTPPASVLIKKALGIQKGSSSSLKVKVGKLSKEKLEEIAKIKMPDLNTKDLHKAMKIIAGTAVNMGVEVQDF